In Flavobacterium sp. CS20, a single window of DNA contains:
- a CDS encoding RHS repeat domain-containing protein: MQNYRKTSHTTYDCKYHIVWITKPSSTTSDLIGPVNYNFSYDNFNRLTSASGSYTGPNDVVNTQSQGGNPFLKHEYNLDLTYDAQDPSRNFINKTQTHLNKPVSDLNEPMENASVVKNNSYQLDYTYDDDGGLIAGSNYGYTQPHAVREIKEQPTGVNCCDSQDDPRIKNQNIKHDANGNLTKVIEGIGEEEITKIHYLWDEENRLMAVDLNPYSEESDHPIATYTYDAGGERIIKYLYQQVDIHSNAKDVGNARKTETYIYPDGMITTKVLKFIVRDQALSYTKHYHIGSQRVASKIGTSERFGFYSKQIIPLANLANADGINLIDVLQDPDEDGQNFNHLNERRNRILQAFDIPPLESETVDISEDENVTTSSNNFAHGYAGDLQHVEVFYFHSDHLGSSNYVSNYDGDISQHAEYLPFGELLTDEHLNSHNTRYKYNGKEFDQETGNYYYGARYYNPKNSLWLSVDPLAEKYPSWSPYNYTMNNPVRYVDPTGMVVEDPIYGKNFWGNLKYLGDDGTNNGRVYFVSGQTKRDVKNATANGEFYSGDLSSSDEVSSIPSQMIFSVDQSLQSTLSSNKENGGHSTFSSFETTQWDEGPAVTNRDLGDGRREVKGSVQPFVVDGDKLDIDMSNLDVYYHIHPDTQGLGSSTPSNYSRNINGRNIRRGDIPYQADLERSGYNGNPFVVGARDNRVNFYNGRGSVMKVKYQQFKITLLSEFISHLRF; this comes from the coding sequence GTGCAAAATTACAGAAAAACATCACACACAACATATGATTGTAAATATCATATAGTTTGGATAACGAAGCCTAGCTCAACGACAAGTGATCTTATCGGACCTGTCAATTATAATTTTTCTTACGATAATTTCAACCGACTTACCTCTGCATCCGGAAGTTATACAGGGCCAAATGATGTAGTCAATACTCAAAGTCAAGGTGGCAACCCCTTTCTTAAACATGAATATAATCTTGATTTAACCTACGATGCTCAAGATCCGAGTAGAAACTTCATAAACAAAACACAGACCCACCTAAATAAACCGGTAAGTGATCTCAATGAACCAATGGAAAATGCTAGCGTAGTAAAGAATAACAGCTATCAATTAGATTATACCTACGACGACGATGGAGGTCTCATAGCGGGTTCTAACTATGGTTACACTCAACCGCATGCCGTGAGAGAAATAAAAGAACAACCCACAGGAGTAAATTGTTGCGACAGTCAAGATGACCCAAGAATAAAAAACCAAAACATAAAACATGACGCCAACGGTAATCTTACAAAAGTGATAGAAGGTATAGGAGAAGAAGAAATCACAAAAATTCATTACCTTTGGGATGAAGAAAATAGACTTATGGCTGTAGATCTTAATCCGTATTCTGAAGAAAGTGACCATCCTATTGCCACTTATACCTACGATGCTGGTGGTGAACGGATTATCAAATATCTATATCAACAAGTTGATATTCATAGCAATGCAAAGGACGTTGGCAATGCGCGTAAAACGGAGACTTATATCTATCCGGATGGGATGATTACTACCAAGGTCTTAAAGTTTATAGTTAGAGATCAAGCCTTGTCTTATACTAAACATTATCATATTGGTAGCCAAAGAGTGGCTAGTAAAATTGGAACCAGTGAGCGATTTGGTTTTTATTCAAAACAAATTATACCCCTTGCCAATTTAGCCAATGCCGATGGAATAAACCTGATAGATGTTTTACAAGACCCCGATGAAGACGGGCAGAATTTTAACCATCTTAATGAAAGAAGAAACCGTATTTTACAAGCCTTTGATATACCACCACTTGAAAGTGAAACGGTTGACATATCAGAAGATGAAAACGTCACAACAAGTTCAAATAATTTTGCTCACGGCTATGCCGGCGACCTGCAACATGTAGAAGTGTTTTATTTTCACAGTGACCATCTCGGTTCTTCAAATTATGTGTCAAATTATGATGGTGACATTAGCCAACACGCCGAATATTTGCCATTTGGTGAGCTCCTCACCGATGAACACCTCAATTCACACAACACCCGTTACAAATACAACGGCAAAGAATTTGACCAGGAAACGGGCAACTATTACTACGGCGCCCGCTATTATAACCCCAAAAACAGTTTATGGCTGAGTGTTGACCCGTTAGCGGAGAAATACCCCTCATGGTCACCATACAACTATACAATGAATAATCCGGTAAGATATGTTGACCCTACGGGAATGGTTGTAGAAGATCCAATTTATGGTAAAAACTTTTGGGGTAATTTAAAATACTTAGGCGATGATGGCACGAATAATGGTCGGGTATATTTTGTAAGCGGTCAAACAAAAAGAGATGTTAAAAATGCGACTGCGAATGGCGAGTTTTATTCTGGTGATTTAAGTAGTTCTGATGAAGTTTCCTCTATACCATCCCAAATGATTTTTTCTGTGGATCAAAGCTTGCAATCTACCTTATCTTCAAATAAGGAAAATGGTGGACACAGCACTTTTTCAAGTTTTGAAACAACTCAATGGGATGAAGGACCTGCAGTAACCAATAGAGATTTAGGAGACGGAAGAAGAGAGGTTAAAGGAAGCGTCCAGCCTTTTGTTGTTGATGGCGATAAATTAGATATAGATATGAGCAATCTTGACGTTTATTACCATATTCATCCAGACACACAAGGTTTAGGAAGCTCAACACCCTCTAATTACAGTAGAAATATTAATGGTAGAAATATAAGAAGGGGTGATATTCCTTATCAGGCTGACTTAGAGCGTAGTGGTTACAATGGAAATCCATTTGTAGTTGGCGCTAGAGATAATCGTGTTAACTTTTATAATGGAAGAGGCTCAGTGATGAAAGTGAAATATCAGCAATTTAAAATAACTCTTTTATCTGAATTTATATCACATTTAAGATTTTGA
- the rmuC gene encoding DNA recombination protein RmuC, whose product MDIWIPIVTILIGLAVGFFIGQYISKTNRKAELNQLEEQNNQLNNQLSYVEKQIESLKTEHQQEIDDLKTERERIRQAKDDAQNQLTKTETEYKNLQEKLETQKQDIENLQEKFTKEFENLANKILDQKSQKFTTSNKENIEQILNPLKEKIKTFEEKVQKNQDNFNDKNSRLDEVIKRLNEENRKMSEEAEKLTKALKGESKTQGNWGELILERVLEKSGLTKGREYDVQQSYQDDSGQRFMPDVVINLPNDKQMVIDSKVSLTAYERYVNAEDEKEQALHLKAHINSLKTHIKQLSAKNYQDLGYKQSPDFVLMFIPVEPALYLAQNEDQNFYYSAFKDNILLVSPTTLLSTLRTVDMIWSNEKQRQNANEIAQHAGSLYDKFSNLLDELETLGNRIKSTDKAYTSAMKKLTGNQNLIKDVVKLQKLGIKTTKDISPKWIKKAEVNQIEDGEG is encoded by the coding sequence ATGGATATTTGGATTCCGATTGTAACAATTTTAATAGGTCTTGCTGTTGGTTTTTTTATAGGTCAATATATTTCTAAGACCAATAGAAAAGCTGAACTCAATCAACTTGAAGAACAAAATAATCAATTGAACAACCAACTGAGTTATGTTGAAAAACAAATTGAAAGTTTAAAAACCGAACACCAACAAGAGATTGACGATTTGAAAACTGAAAGAGAACGCATTCGTCAAGCTAAAGACGATGCTCAAAATCAATTGACTAAAACCGAAACTGAATATAAAAATCTTCAAGAAAAGTTAGAGACTCAAAAGCAAGACATTGAAAACTTGCAAGAAAAATTTACCAAAGAATTTGAAAACTTGGCCAATAAAATCCTCGACCAAAAATCTCAAAAATTCACGACATCCAATAAAGAAAATATTGAGCAAATTCTCAATCCATTAAAAGAAAAAATCAAAACCTTTGAAGAAAAAGTTCAAAAAAATCAAGACAACTTTAATGATAAAAACTCTCGCTTAGATGAAGTCATAAAACGTTTAAATGAAGAAAATCGCAAAATGAGCGAAGAAGCTGAAAAGCTCACCAAAGCGCTTAAAGGTGAAAGCAAAACCCAAGGCAATTGGGGCGAACTCATTCTGGAACGCGTTTTAGAAAAATCGGGCTTAACCAAAGGCAGAGAATACGATGTACAACAATCTTATCAAGACGACAGCGGTCAACGTTTTATGCCTGATGTGGTGATTAATTTGCCTAATGACAAACAAATGGTGATTGACTCTAAAGTGAGCTTAACTGCCTATGAACGCTACGTTAACGCCGAAGATGAAAAAGAACAAGCACTTCATCTTAAAGCACACATCAATTCTTTAAAAACCCATATCAAACAGTTGAGTGCTAAAAACTACCAAGATTTAGGCTACAAACAATCGCCTGATTTTGTATTGATGTTTATTCCCGTTGAGCCAGCCTTGTATTTGGCACAAAACGAAGACCAGAATTTCTATTATTCAGCCTTTAAAGACAATATTTTACTGGTAAGCCCTACGACTCTACTGTCAACTTTACGCACCGTTGATATGATTTGGAGCAACGAAAAACAGCGACAAAACGCCAATGAAATTGCCCAACACGCTGGTAGTTTATACGATAAATTCAGTAATTTACTCGATGAGTTAGAAACCCTTGGCAACCGCATTAAATCTACCGACAAAGCTTACACCTCAGCGATGAAGAAATTAACCGGTAACCAAAATTTAATCAAAGATGTGGTTAAACTTCAAAAACTCGGTATCAAAACCACCAAAGACATCAGTCCGAAATGGATTAAAAAAGCGGAAGTGAATCAGATTGAAGATGGGGAAGGTTGA
- a CDS encoding sterol desaturase family protein yields MTGKTLSLEDIQNYDFTTIILFVAPLMFFFVGLEYYLSRKQNKNLYSSKDFLASLSIGLGNIFLNGFMKIGVFIVFLFFYNLAPIKIPITWWSFILCLIALDFCRYWAHRLAHEQRFWWSTHVVHHSSEYYNFSVSFRLSWTQNLKIVFFLPVILMGFHPLVFLIVHQIEVLYQFWLHTELIRKLPKPIEYVFTTPSHHRVHHSTNEKYIDKNYGSTFIFWDRMFGTFQLEEEQPVYGITKPVNSHNPFYLVFHEWIEVFKDLSKSKSVKDVWQILFGSPVEKHKEDLRQTEG; encoded by the coding sequence ATGACAGGCAAAACCTTGAGTTTAGAAGATATTCAAAATTATGATTTTACAACCATTATATTGTTTGTAGCACCATTGATGTTTTTCTTTGTTGGTTTAGAATACTATTTGAGCAGAAAACAAAACAAAAACTTGTATTCATCAAAAGATTTTCTTGCGTCACTATCAATAGGGTTGGGCAATATTTTTTTGAATGGATTTATGAAAATCGGGGTTTTTATAGTGTTTTTATTTTTTTATAATTTAGCTCCAATCAAAATACCCATTACGTGGTGGTCTTTTATTTTATGCCTAATTGCTCTTGATTTTTGTCGATATTGGGCACATCGCTTAGCTCATGAACAAAGGTTTTGGTGGTCAACTCACGTGGTTCATCATTCTTCAGAATATTATAATTTTTCAGTATCTTTCCGTTTATCTTGGACACAAAACCTTAAAATTGTATTTTTTCTTCCTGTAATTCTTATGGGGTTTCATCCACTTGTTTTTTTAATTGTGCATCAAATTGAAGTTTTGTATCAATTTTGGCTTCATACAGAATTGATCAGAAAACTGCCTAAACCCATAGAGTATGTTTTTACGACACCATCACATCATCGTGTGCATCACTCTACTAACGAAAAGTATATTGATAAAAATTACGGTTCAACTTTTATTTTTTGGGATAGAATGTTTGGCACTTTTCAATTAGAAGAAGAGCAACCGGTTTATGGCATCACAAAACCTGTAAATTCTCATAACCCTTTTTACTTAGTTTTTCACGAATGGATTGAAGTTTTTAAAGATTTAAGCAAATCAAAATCAGTTAAAGATGTATGGCAAATATTATTTGGTAGTCCTGTTGAAAAACACAAAGAAGACTTGAGACAAACCGAAGGATAG
- a CDS encoding helix-turn-helix transcriptional regulator, protein MARKKIIMNVEKTDTGFSAYALDYPIFTTAQSIPELINSAYESTEFYFEDKNVKVEPNDIRFEIDFKQFFKYYKVLNAKFLAEKIGMNATLLSQYVSGTKKPSQKQTEKILDGIHQIGQELSGINLLQTA, encoded by the coding sequence ATGGCAAGAAAGAAAATTATAATGAATGTTGAGAAAACGGATACTGGCTTTTCTGCTTATGCTTTAGATTATCCAATTTTCACGACTGCACAATCTATACCTGAGTTGATTAACAGTGCTTATGAATCGACTGAATTTTACTTTGAAGATAAAAATGTAAAAGTAGAGCCAAATGATATTAGATTTGAAATTGATTTTAAGCAGTTTTTTAAATATTACAAAGTCTTAAACGCAAAATTCTTAGCTGAGAAAATTGGAATGAATGCAACTTTACTTTCTCAATATGTTTCTGGAACTAAAAAACCTTCGCAAAAACAAACCGAAAAAATATTAGATGGAATTCATCAAATCGGTCAGGAATTATCTGGAATTAATTTACTGCAAACTGCGTAA